From Treponema primitia ZAS-1, one genomic window encodes:
- a CDS encoding helix-turn-helix domain-containing protein encodes MNNDPLDTEYVILEKVYDSSESRLPLRQRDLAQLAGTSLGMTNSILKRLAHKGWITIKKLNSRNIQYAVTLEGMNEIIRRSYGYFKRTIGNVFFYKDRIDDAIFGAKRKNITAVLLVGVSDLDFIVEHSCHYHGLSFLKTVDENTARDLLGKNILTVYAETIPVTQIQPKKNVLFLSRMVIEKTAKPALV; translated from the coding sequence ATGAATAACGATCCCTTGGATACAGAGTACGTCATTCTCGAAAAGGTATACGATTCCTCGGAAAGTCGGTTACCCCTGCGCCAGCGGGATCTGGCCCAGTTGGCGGGAACATCCCTGGGGATGACTAATTCTATCCTCAAACGGCTGGCCCATAAGGGGTGGATTACCATAAAAAAACTCAACAGCCGAAATATTCAGTACGCCGTAACTCTGGAGGGGATGAACGAGATAATTCGCCGCAGTTACGGGTATTTTAAACGGACCATAGGGAATGTGTTTTTTTATAAGGATAGGATCGATGATGCGATTTTCGGAGCAAAACGGAAGAATATTACCGCGGTACTCCTTGTAGGGGTGAGCGATCTTGATTTCATCGTGGAACATTCCTGCCACTACCACGGCCTGAGTTTCCTTAAAACCGTGGATGAAAATACTGCCCGGGACCTTCTGGGAAAAAATATTCTGACGGTATATGCCGAAACCATCCCCGTAACCCAGATCCAGCCAAAAAAGAATGTTCTCTTTCTTTCCCGGATGGTAATTGAGAAAACCGCTAAACCCGCTTTGGTCTAG
- a CDS encoding 3-dehydroquinate synthase — translation MEQLPSLATILEDAGAALSRGVLLVCDTNTEYIAKKILGSQDRPLCVLESGETRKGWASVEHIITAAKGAGLGRDGLFIGIGGGVVTDMTSFAASVYMRGARLCLISTTLLGMVDAAVGGKTGFDLLGIKNLVGTFFPASHIYMPLDALKTLPPREWKSGMAELIKTAVLDSAICDAVPRVETGETQVSLDKLKALGPFSVTNGVPSTLGELIERAVLVKGRIVEADPKEQGTERALLNLGHTFGHALEAAAGLGNLSHGEAVAWGMVRACELGLVLGITPESRARKITEIIAAYDYETTAPHPSMTDAALFMQALAGDKKRKPVNLPLLFPMHSGRSWFLRI, via the coding sequence TTGGAACAGCTCCCTTCGCTGGCGACCATCCTTGAGGATGCCGGAGCTGCCCTTTCCCGGGGCGTTCTTCTGGTATGCGATACCAATACGGAGTACATAGCAAAAAAAATCCTGGGTTCCCAGGATCGTCCCCTTTGTGTTCTTGAGAGCGGTGAAACCCGAAAAGGCTGGGCATCGGTTGAACACATCATCACTGCGGCGAAGGGCGCCGGGCTTGGACGGGACGGGCTTTTTATCGGTATAGGCGGCGGCGTCGTCACGGACATGACTTCCTTTGCAGCTTCGGTGTATATGCGGGGCGCCCGGCTTTGCCTTATTTCCACCACCCTCCTTGGAATGGTAGACGCCGCAGTAGGTGGGAAGACCGGGTTTGACCTTTTAGGTATAAAAAATCTGGTGGGGACTTTTTTCCCCGCCTCCCATATTTATATGCCCCTGGATGCGTTAAAAACACTGCCCCCCAGGGAATGGAAATCCGGTATGGCGGAACTGATAAAGACCGCCGTGTTGGATTCCGCTATTTGCGACGCAGTTCCCCGCGTAGAAACCGGGGAAACACAGGTTTCCCTGGATAAACTTAAAGCATTGGGACCCTTCAGTGTTACTAACGGCGTTCCTTCCACCCTTGGGGAACTGATCGAACGGGCAGTTCTGGTCAAGGGCCGGATCGTGGAAGCGGATCCAAAAGAGCAGGGTACAGAGCGGGCGCTTCTCAACCTTGGCCATACGTTTGGTCATGCCCTGGAAGCGGCCGCCGGGTTAGGAAATCTTTCCCACGGCGAAGCAGTAGCCTGGGGCATGGTCCGTGCCTGCGAACTGGGGCTGGTCTTAGGAATAACCCCGGAAAGCCGGGCCCGGAAAATTACGGAGATCATCGCCGCTTACGATTATGAAACTACCGCTCCCCATCCGTCAATGACGGATGCCGCACTTTTCATGCAGGCCCTTGCGGGGGATAAAAAAAGAAAGCCGGTAAACTTACCTTTGTTGTTCCCGATGCACAGCGGGCGGTCTTGGTTTCTGCGGATATAA
- a CDS encoding UDP-glucose dehydrogenase family protein, with the protein MVSITVIGTGYVGLVSGACLADFGNTVTCVDNNPEKIEALKGGKIPIYEPGLDIVVDRNTKAGRLMFTTDLAGSVKKNSVAFIAVGTPPADNGSADLRFVEQVAREIGAAMDSYLVVVDKSTVPIGTAHKVSLWIKEELAKRDLDIPFDVVSNPEFLREGSAVQDFTHPDRVVIGSDSDSARKIMKDIYRSLYLNDTPYIETNLESAEMIKYASNAFLALKITFINEIANLCEKVGANVQDVAKAVGRDGRIGSKFLHPGPGYGGSCFPKDTQAMAKIGRDFDSPLSLVETTIAANERQRLKMTDKIEAGFGGPGSLVGKTIAILGMAFKQDTDDMRDSPAITICEGLVKRGAKLRVWDPGAMKEAAWRLDAIKGSIFFAKGEYDAIEGAGALVILTPWNQFRNLDLVKIKELLTLPLFFDLRNIYKREEVEEAGLQYFSVGR; encoded by the coding sequence ATGGTAAGTATTACGGTTATCGGTACCGGCTATGTGGGATTAGTTTCCGGCGCCTGTCTTGCGGATTTTGGAAATACCGTTACCTGTGTGGACAATAACCCGGAAAAGATCGAAGCCCTCAAAGGGGGCAAAATCCCCATCTATGAACCAGGGTTGGATATAGTGGTGGATAGAAATACTAAGGCCGGCAGACTGATGTTTACCACGGACCTTGCAGGTTCGGTTAAAAAAAACAGCGTAGCATTTATCGCCGTGGGGACCCCCCCGGCGGACAATGGCAGCGCCGACCTCCGTTTTGTGGAACAGGTTGCCCGTGAGATTGGCGCTGCCATGGATAGTTATCTCGTGGTGGTGGATAAGAGTACGGTCCCCATAGGAACGGCCCATAAGGTTTCCCTCTGGATAAAAGAGGAACTTGCCAAACGGGATCTGGATATTCCCTTCGACGTGGTTTCCAATCCCGAATTCCTCCGGGAAGGTTCGGCGGTTCAGGATTTTACCCATCCGGATCGGGTTGTTATTGGTAGTGACAGTGATAGCGCCCGGAAAATAATGAAAGACATTTACCGTTCCCTGTATCTTAATGATACTCCCTACATAGAGACAAACCTGGAATCGGCGGAAATGATCAAATACGCCTCCAATGCATTTTTAGCCTTAAAAATTACCTTCATCAATGAAATAGCAAACCTGTGTGAAAAGGTCGGGGCCAATGTGCAGGATGTGGCCAAGGCGGTGGGACGGGACGGCCGGATAGGTTCCAAGTTTCTCCACCCCGGTCCCGGTTACGGAGGTTCCTGTTTTCCTAAGGATACCCAGGCCATGGCCAAGATAGGCCGGGATTTTGATTCCCCCCTTTCTTTAGTGGAAACCACCATAGCAGCCAATGAACGGCAGCGGCTCAAAATGACGGATAAGATCGAGGCCGGTTTTGGTGGACCCGGTTCCCTGGTGGGTAAAACCATCGCCATCCTTGGGATGGCCTTCAAGCAGGATACGGATGATATGCGGGATTCGCCGGCCATCACTATCTGTGAAGGGCTGGTAAAGCGCGGCGCCAAACTTCGGGTCTGGGACCCGGGGGCCATGAAAGAGGCAGCATGGCGTCTTGATGCGATAAAGGGCAGTATCTTCTTTGCCAAGGGGGAATACGATGCAATTGAAGGCGCCGGCGCATTGGTAATCCTTACTCCCTGGAATCAATTCAGAAATCTTGATTTAGTTAAAATAAAAGAATTACTCACCCTCCCCCTCTTTTTCGATCTCCGAAATATCTACAAGCGGGAAGAAGTTGAAGAAGCGGGTCTGCAGTACTTTTCTGTGGGGAGATAG
- the aepX gene encoding phosphoenolpyruvate mutase, giving the protein MMKTIYLGMTGDIIHPGIINIIQEAEKHGEVLVGLLTDSAIAAHKRLPYLSYDQRKAVVENIKGVARVVSQEEWSYVPNLKKYKPDFIIHGDDWKTGPLSRIREEVYAVMAEQGGAVIEIPYTKGINSTAINEAQRSIGTTPDIRLKALRRLIDVKPVVRIMEAHSGLSGLIIENLEIGKDDGKHSFDGMWSSSLTDSTSKGKPDIEAVDLTTRLQDLTNILECTTKPIIFDGDTGGKPEHFVFTVRTLERNGVSAVIIEDKVGLKKNSLFGTDVNQELASIPEFCEKIGAGKRAQVTRDFMIIARLESLIAGFPVSDALERAAAYVKAGADGIMIHSKEKNGEDIKEFCEIFHKEYSQVPIILVPTTYNRFTEKELASWGAKVIIYANHMLRSSYPAMMNTARVILENERSLEADSLCMPIKEILELIPGTK; this is encoded by the coding sequence ATTATGAAGACCATCTATTTGGGCATGACCGGGGATATCATTCATCCGGGGATCATCAACATCATTCAGGAAGCGGAAAAACACGGTGAAGTCCTGGTGGGACTCCTCACCGATTCTGCTATCGCTGCCCATAAAAGACTCCCCTATCTTAGCTACGATCAGCGAAAGGCGGTGGTGGAAAATATCAAAGGCGTGGCCCGGGTGGTGTCCCAGGAAGAGTGGAGTTACGTACCGAACCTGAAAAAGTACAAGCCCGACTTCATCATCCACGGTGATGACTGGAAAACCGGTCCCTTAAGCAGGATACGGGAAGAGGTTTACGCGGTCATGGCGGAACAGGGGGGAGCGGTAATAGAAATCCCCTATACCAAGGGAATCAATTCCACCGCCATAAACGAAGCCCAGCGTTCTATCGGTACCACCCCGGATATCCGGCTTAAAGCCCTAAGACGACTCATTGATGTTAAGCCCGTGGTGCGTATCATGGAAGCCCATTCCGGGCTTTCGGGGCTTATCATAGAAAATTTGGAAATAGGCAAGGATGACGGCAAGCACAGCTTTGACGGCATGTGGTCATCCAGCCTCACCGATTCTACCAGCAAGGGTAAGCCCGATATCGAAGCGGTGGACCTTACCACCCGGCTTCAGGATCTAACCAATATCCTGGAATGCACCACCAAACCGATTATTTTTGATGGAGACACCGGGGGCAAACCGGAACACTTCGTGTTTACCGTACGGACCCTGGAACGGAACGGGGTTTCCGCGGTGATCATCGAAGATAAGGTGGGGCTTAAAAAAAATTCCCTCTTCGGTACCGATGTAAACCAAGAGCTGGCTTCTATCCCCGAGTTCTGCGAAAAGATAGGCGCCGGTAAGCGGGCCCAGGTAACCCGGGACTTTATGATTATCGCCCGTCTGGAAAGCCTTATCGCAGGTTTTCCGGTGTCCGATGCCCTTGAACGGGCCGCAGCCTATGTTAAGGCCGGCGCGGACGGCATCATGATCCACAGTAAGGAAAAAAACGGCGAGGACATCAAAGAATTCTGCGAAATATTCCACAAAGAATATTCCCAAGTACCTATAATTTTAGTACCTACCACATATAACCGGTTCACCGAAAAGGAACTGGCCTCCTGGGGCGCCAAAGTCATTATCTACGCGAACCATATGCTCCGTTCCTCCTATCCGGCCATGATGAATACCGCCAGGGTCATCCTGGAAAACGAACGATCCCTGGAAGCGGATTCCCTCTGTATGCCCATCAAAGAAATCCTGGAATTAATTCCCGGAACAAAATAG
- the aepY gene encoding phosphonopyruvate decarboxylase — protein sequence MIEVKLFYDLLTKGGTGFFTGVPDSLLKSFCAYVTDHAGEANHIIAVNEGAAVSLASGYHLATGKIPLVYMQNSGIGNAVNPLLSLADADVYKIPMLLVIGWRGEPSGVKDEPQHAKQGKVTLSILEAMGIPYFVLSENEDEFRHQLNECFNSINEKNTPHALVIRKDTFAPYALQKKEPDQGELSREEAIETVIRSSDPEEIYFSTTGMASRELYEIRERLGQGHEKDFLTVGSMGHASQIALGVALQKPDFSVTVLDGDGALLMHMGALATIGNRKPSNFRHIILNNGAHDSVGGQPTLGLKIDIPGIARSCGYSEARTVRSAEELRTALKEKKQGPVLIEIRIRKGARKDLGRPKSSPVENKQALMKSLDNNS from the coding sequence ATGATTGAAGTAAAACTATTTTACGATTTGCTCACCAAAGGGGGAACCGGTTTTTTTACCGGTGTCCCCGATTCTCTCCTAAAAAGTTTCTGTGCCTATGTTACGGATCACGCCGGTGAAGCAAACCACATCATCGCCGTAAACGAAGGCGCCGCAGTATCCCTGGCATCGGGCTACCATCTTGCCACAGGGAAAATTCCCCTGGTATATATGCAGAATTCCGGAATCGGTAACGCCGTGAACCCTCTGCTTTCCCTGGCGGACGCCGATGTGTATAAAATCCCCATGCTTCTGGTGATCGGCTGGCGGGGGGAACCATCGGGGGTTAAGGATGAACCACAGCATGCAAAACAGGGCAAGGTTACCTTATCCATCCTTGAAGCCATGGGCATCCCCTATTTTGTTCTTTCTGAAAATGAGGACGAATTCCGCCACCAGCTGAACGAATGTTTCAATTCGATAAACGAAAAAAATACCCCCCATGCCCTGGTGATCCGCAAGGATACCTTTGCCCCCTATGCTTTGCAAAAAAAAGAGCCGGATCAAGGCGAACTAAGCCGTGAAGAGGCGATAGAAACGGTAATCCGTTCTTCTGATCCTGAGGAGATTTACTTCTCCACTACCGGTATGGCTTCCCGGGAGCTTTACGAAATTCGGGAACGACTTGGCCAGGGACACGAGAAAGACTTTCTAACCGTGGGTTCCATGGGGCACGCTTCCCAGATAGCCCTTGGGGTAGCTTTGCAAAAACCGGATTTTTCCGTTACGGTTCTTGACGGGGACGGCGCCCTGCTCATGCACATGGGGGCTTTGGCGACCATTGGAAACCGGAAACCATCTAATTTCCGTCACATTATTCTGAACAACGGCGCCCACGATTCTGTTGGAGGACAGCCTACCCTTGGTTTAAAGATAGATATTCCCGGAATTGCCCGTTCCTGCGGATATTCCGAAGCCCGTACCGTAAGAAGCGCAGAAGAACTGCGGACTGCTTTGAAAGAAAAAAAACAGGGTCCTGTCCTTATAGAAATCCGTATCCGCAAAGGCGCAAGGAAGGACCTAGGCCGGCCAAAATCAAGCCCGGTGGAGAATAAACAGGCATTGATGAAATCCCTGGATAATAATTCGTAA
- a CDS encoding 2-aminoethylphosphonate aminotransferase, whose amino-acid sequence MIKQAVIMAGGLGTRLKDKTAAMPKGFIEIGGIAMVEWSVQKLFAAGIEEVIIGTGHCSEWYERLAKQYPCITLLKNDRYAATGSMGTLACCVPAVKGDFLLLESDLIYDSAGLAVLINETHQNVLLASGPTNSGDEVYLEADQNGNLTKHSKNRAVIGEPAGELVGITRLTKDTLDKMAAYMTAHLGDEPKMEYETAMAAVSQSAESNRIYIRKIEYYLWREVDDENHLAMAVNSIYPRIKEAESLRSVRREVLLNPGPATTSDSVKYAQVCADICPREQEFGDVMEWICRELSLMAGKPDRVETVIFGGSGTAADEVMISSCVPDTGKLLIIDNGAYGSRFAKIAGVYKLNFEIFKSSGFLPLDTDAVKTKLLEEKFTHFAIVYHETTTGLLNPVPELCKFCHEHSITTIVDAVSAFAAIPIDMDRDNIDFMASTSNKNIQGMAGVAFVFCRKEALEATKNYPMRNYYLNLWDQYQNFKKTKQTRFTPPVQALYALRQAIIETKLETIEGRYARYSACWDHLVRGVKKLDLKMLVAEEAQSKLITAIIDPPSPAYSFETLHDLSRSYGFTIYPGKLSDANTFRIANIGDIKPEEMARFVTVLEEYIGTLG is encoded by the coding sequence ATGATAAAACAAGCAGTGATTATGGCCGGTGGTTTAGGGACACGGCTTAAGGATAAAACAGCCGCAATGCCCAAGGGGTTCATCGAAATAGGCGGCATCGCTATGGTTGAGTGGTCGGTGCAAAAACTCTTTGCCGCAGGCATTGAGGAAGTGATCATCGGTACCGGCCATTGCAGCGAATGGTATGAACGCTTAGCCAAACAGTATCCCTGCATCACCCTCCTAAAAAATGATCGTTACGCCGCGACCGGCAGCATGGGTACCCTCGCTTGCTGTGTTCCAGCGGTAAAGGGTGACTTCCTCCTCCTGGAGTCGGATCTAATCTACGACTCCGCGGGGCTTGCGGTGTTGATCAATGAGACTCATCAAAACGTACTTCTGGCTTCGGGCCCTACCAATTCCGGTGATGAGGTATATTTGGAGGCGGACCAGAACGGAAACCTTACGAAACATTCCAAGAACCGCGCCGTCATTGGAGAGCCGGCGGGTGAACTGGTAGGAATTACCCGGCTTACCAAGGATACCCTGGATAAAATGGCAGCATACATGACGGCCCATCTTGGCGATGAACCAAAGATGGAATACGAAACCGCCATGGCTGCCGTATCCCAGTCTGCCGAGAGCAACAGAATCTATATCCGCAAAATTGAGTATTACCTTTGGCGAGAGGTTGATGATGAAAACCACCTTGCCATGGCGGTAAATAGTATCTATCCCCGTATAAAGGAAGCGGAAAGCCTTCGTTCTGTGCGGCGGGAAGTTCTGTTAAATCCCGGCCCGGCCACCACCAGCGACAGTGTAAAATATGCCCAGGTCTGCGCCGATATCTGTCCCCGGGAACAGGAGTTTGGGGATGTGATGGAATGGATCTGCAGGGAACTTTCCCTAATGGCCGGTAAACCGGACCGCGTAGAGACCGTAATTTTTGGCGGTTCCGGAACCGCCGCCGACGAAGTGATGATTTCCTCCTGTGTTCCCGATACGGGGAAACTTCTTATTATTGATAATGGCGCCTACGGCAGCCGGTTTGCTAAAATAGCCGGAGTTTACAAACTCAACTTTGAAATTTTTAAGAGCAGCGGTTTTTTGCCCCTTGATACGGATGCGGTTAAGACAAAACTTCTGGAAGAAAAGTTTACCCATTTCGCCATTGTTTACCATGAAACTACAACAGGGCTTCTTAACCCTGTTCCAGAACTTTGTAAGTTCTGCCATGAACACAGCATCACTACCATTGTAGATGCCGTGAGCGCCTTCGCAGCTATACCCATAGATATGGACAGGGACAATATTGATTTTATGGCATCCACTTCAAATAAAAACATCCAAGGTATGGCCGGTGTAGCCTTTGTATTCTGCCGCAAGGAAGCCCTGGAGGCGACAAAAAACTATCCCATGCGAAATTATTATCTTAATCTCTGGGATCAGTATCAAAACTTCAAGAAAACTAAACAGACCCGGTTTACCCCGCCAGTTCAGGCCCTCTATGCACTCCGTCAGGCTATCATTGAAACTAAGCTGGAAACCATAGAAGGGCGTTACGCCCGTTATTCCGCCTGCTGGGACCATCTGGTGCGGGGTGTAAAAAAGCTGGACCTCAAGATGCTCGTTGCTGAGGAAGCTCAATCAAAGCTAATCACCGCCATCATCGATCCCCCCTCCCCCGCCTATAGTTTCGAGACCCTCCACGATCTTTCCCGCAGTTATGGCTTTACCATTTATCCCGGGAAGTTATCGGACGCCAATACTTTCCGCATTGCCAATATCGGCGATATTAAGCCGGAAGAGATGGCCCGGTTTGTTACGGTTCTTGAAGAATATATTGGGACATTAGGATAA
- a CDS encoding ABC transporter ATP-binding protein — protein MKFGLILSFFNKREKNQLILVLFAMLIMGFIELIGVGSIGPFISVISNPGIIHSNIYLNKIYEIFNFSSDTDFIIASGVVVIIILALSNLFLSCINFLIYFYSAKRRHSIAMRLFEKYLRQPYLFYLNINTSDLSKNILNEVGTFVNYILIAFLQIISNSIISLAIIILLVIVNPVLALLVSLTLGSLYIIIYSIVRKYLAKKGKERTLQHSLKYKYISETFGGIKDIKILGKEKVFLKFFEGPSRKFAMNDATSDVVNDLPKYLLETIAMGGIVAVIIMMINSGLRIDVFLPVLTVYAFGAYRLLPSLQKIFRAIASIKYYFPITEILHKDLTELPAGNDLADGISKMNISKYIKLEDISFSYPNTQKDIIKKQNITIESNTSIALVGSTGCGKTTLVDIILGLLEPQEGKLYIDNTEIVDSNRKNWQMNLGYVPQSIYLTDDTIRNNIAFGIAFEKINEDAVIKAAQLSNIHEFIANELPDGYNTVIGERGIRLSGGQRQRIGIARAVYHDPSVIILDEATSALDSVTENAIMDAIKNLSHKKTIIMIAHRITTVKNCDVIYFMEKGIIVDHGSYNELYQRNSSFRKMADGGSK, from the coding sequence ATGAAATTTGGATTAATCCTTTCGTTTTTCAACAAACGTGAAAAAAATCAGCTGATATTAGTTCTTTTTGCTATGCTCATCATGGGTTTCATCGAATTAATTGGGGTTGGTTCAATCGGACCTTTTATTTCTGTAATATCAAATCCGGGGATAATACATTCAAATATTTATTTAAATAAGATTTATGAAATTTTTAACTTTTCCTCCGATACCGATTTTATCATTGCCTCCGGTGTTGTAGTTATTATTATCTTAGCGCTTAGTAATTTATTCCTTTCATGCATTAATTTTTTGATTTATTTCTATTCTGCTAAAAGACGGCATTCAATTGCCATGCGGCTTTTTGAAAAATATTTGCGGCAACCCTATTTATTCTATTTAAATATAAACACATCTGATTTATCAAAAAACATTCTCAATGAAGTTGGAACGTTTGTTAATTACATACTCATTGCGTTTCTACAAATTATTTCCAATTCTATAATTTCCCTGGCTATAATTATTCTACTAGTAATAGTTAATCCGGTTTTGGCATTATTGGTTAGTTTAACGCTTGGATCTTTATATATTATAATTTATTCAATCGTAAGAAAATATTTAGCAAAAAAAGGAAAAGAGCGGACGTTACAGCACAGTTTAAAGTATAAATATATAAGTGAGACCTTTGGAGGAATTAAGGATATAAAAATTCTTGGTAAAGAAAAAGTATTTCTAAAATTTTTTGAAGGACCTTCAAGAAAATTTGCAATGAATGATGCCACAAGTGATGTTGTTAATGATCTTCCAAAATACCTGCTTGAAACAATTGCTATGGGTGGAATTGTTGCTGTAATTATTATGATGATAAATTCCGGATTAAGAATTGACGTATTTCTTCCTGTATTAACCGTATATGCCTTTGGCGCATATCGACTTTTGCCATCACTACAAAAGATATTTAGGGCTATTGCCAGTATTAAATATTACTTTCCAATAACCGAAATACTCCATAAGGATCTTACCGAACTTCCTGCAGGCAATGATTTAGCAGATGGCATTTCAAAAATGAATATATCTAAGTATATAAAACTTGAGGACATATCCTTTTCGTATCCTAATACACAAAAAGATATAATTAAAAAACAAAATATAACTATTGAATCCAATACTTCTATTGCCTTAGTCGGTTCCACAGGTTGTGGAAAAACAACCTTGGTCGATATTATTTTAGGATTATTAGAACCCCAAGAAGGCAAGCTTTATATTGATAATACAGAGATTGTCGATTCTAATAGAAAGAATTGGCAAATGAATTTAGGCTATGTTCCCCAGTCAATATACTTAACCGATGATACTATTCGTAATAATATTGCCTTTGGTATTGCCTTTGAAAAAATAAATGAGGATGCGGTAATTAAAGCTGCCCAATTATCCAATATTCATGAATTTATCGCTAACGAGCTGCCAGATGGATATAATACTGTTATCGGTGAACGTGGTATACGGCTATCCGGTGGACAGCGTCAACGTATCGGTATTGCCCGGGCTGTTTATCATGACCCTTCGGTGATTATTCTGGACGAAGCCACAAGTGCACTGGATAGTGTAACAGAAAATGCAATTATGGATGCCATTAAGAATTTAAGCCACAAAAAAACCATTATCATGATTGCCCATCGCATTACTACAGTAAAAAATTGTGATGTGATATATTTCATGGAAAAGGGCATAATCGTGGATCATGGAAGTTATAATGAATTATATCAAAGAAACAGCAGCTTTAGGAAAATGGCGGATGGAGGATCTAAGTGA
- a CDS encoding capsule assembly Wzi family protein codes for MINNKKKCVFFASLFITIYSAYMPAQEILLSDNEKYYDFLALQGLTERSYLNYRTLSDSVWEINEDALHPWQGLNLGKQHEIFKNTYMRIYGPEIFTSYNTTNPYGQNDSTLWQGKGFNTSLSAGGRFELYGLELTLKPEFAFSQNQPFDLVPSAYSDGEAAKYGYYGLTSIDAPQRFGDDPYYEFSFGDSEIRYSWKTLTIGFGTQNIWLGPAIINPIILSNNAPPWPKLDIGLRKQPITIPKLNWYIGDIEARTWWGYLSESDFFDSNSSNDHNLITGLSLAYAPPSFLKGFTIGVNRIMLSKWDDFDTTGIFTLLVPFMQTSAGEDERDQRASLVLDYIFPTVGFEVYFEWARNDFGTNSRLIRNPYHTEAYTVGARKNFIFNAALQGELLLEITDIESSREYEFMGGGTTFYAHHIIKQGHTNRGQWLGSGLGTGGKSQYFGFTLFYEKGYSTLSIQRQNIDNDYVWFIKKNGDYLKAYLSGALSNYTNIYKNLWTYSSFIYSHIYSPTYDPDTDFISYNVHLSLGVTIKI; via the coding sequence GTGATAAATAATAAAAAGAAATGTGTGTTTTTTGCAAGTTTATTTATTACTATTTATAGCGCTTATATGCCAGCACAGGAAATTTTACTTTCCGATAACGAAAAATATTATGATTTCCTTGCCTTACAGGGTTTAACGGAACGGTCCTATCTTAATTATCGAACCTTATCAGATTCGGTATGGGAAATCAACGAAGACGCCTTACACCCCTGGCAGGGTTTAAATCTCGGTAAACAGCATGAAATATTTAAAAACACCTATATGCGCATATATGGCCCGGAAATTTTTACCTCCTACAACACAACTAATCCCTATGGACAAAATGACAGTACCCTTTGGCAGGGAAAGGGGTTCAATACTAGTTTAAGTGCCGGTGGTCGGTTTGAGTTGTATGGGTTAGAGTTAACCCTCAAACCTGAATTTGCGTTTTCGCAAAATCAACCATTTGATTTAGTTCCCTCCGCATATTCTGATGGCGAAGCCGCCAAATACGGTTATTATGGTTTAACCTCAATTGATGCGCCACAACGTTTTGGCGACGATCCTTATTATGAATTTAGTTTCGGGGATTCTGAAATCAGGTATTCATGGAAAACTTTAACCATAGGTTTTGGTACCCAAAATATTTGGCTTGGCCCGGCGATAATTAACCCTATTATTTTATCTAATAATGCTCCGCCCTGGCCAAAACTTGATATTGGCCTTAGAAAGCAGCCTATAACGATTCCAAAATTAAATTGGTACATAGGAGATATAGAAGCCCGCACATGGTGGGGATACCTCTCCGAGTCGGATTTTTTTGACTCAAACTCCTCTAATGATCACAATCTAATAACAGGTCTTTCATTAGCCTACGCGCCGCCTTCTTTCTTAAAAGGCTTTACCATAGGCGTTAACCGGATCATGCTTTCCAAGTGGGACGATTTTGACACTACCGGAATCTTTACGCTATTAGTACCTTTTATGCAAACATCCGCAGGAGAAGATGAGCGGGATCAAAGGGCTTCCCTTGTTTTAGATTATATATTTCCAACTGTTGGTTTTGAAGTTTATTTTGAATGGGCAAGAAATGACTTTGGCACAAATTCACGGTTAATCAGAAATCCCTACCATACCGAAGCATATACTGTTGGCGCTCGAAAGAATTTTATCTTTAATGCTGCGCTGCAGGGAGAATTGCTGCTGGAAATCACAGATATTGAATCATCCAGAGAATATGAATTCATGGGAGGGGGAACTACATTTTATGCACACCACATAATCAAACAGGGTCATACAAACAGAGGTCAGTGGTTAGGAAGTGGTTTGGGAACTGGCGGCAAAAGCCAGTATTTTGGATTTACCTTATTTTATGAAAAAGGATATTCAACCCTATCTATTCAACGACAAAACATTGACAATGACTATGTATGGTTTATTAAGAAAAACGGAGATTATCTAAAGGCCTACTTATCAGGTGCTTTATCTAATTATACTAATATTTATAAAAATTTATGGACCTATTCTAGTTTTATTTATTCACATATATACAGTCCAACCTACGATCCTGATACAGATTTTATCAGTTATAATGTTCATCTTTCATTGGGTGTTACAATAAAGATTTAA